The following proteins come from a genomic window of Patescibacteria group bacterium:
- the ileS gene encoding isoleucine--tRNA ligase: MFRKVSSKIDFAKLEHEILSFWEDNRILQKYLQKNKKAEKRFSFLDGPITANNPMGVHHAWGRTLKDMYQRFNNMCGFKERFQNGFDNQGLWVEVEVEKKLGFENKKDIEEYGVGKFVEKCKEHTKHFAQVQTEQSKRLGYFMDWGNDYYTMSAENNYAIWHFLKKVWQDGNLYQGRDSVPWCPRCGTAISQHEILTEEYQELTHDSIFFKLPLVEDASAPACRQGRFSSLWGCGQEAPGAYPAATVKLLVWTTTPWTIPGNMALAVDPELTYWLWKTASGEYLIFADPDQETGKSTSKKESEEEIETLNALDVVKSGEKVREFKGSDLIGLSYTAPYADFEATKSVVGENKYKVVAADPLILSVDPFQGTGIVHIAPGCGTEDFRLGKQEDIPVLPVIDESGNYLEGFGDFSDQNAKNYPDIILDDLKSREDGRFFFEIVPYTHRYPTCWRCKTELVWRVVDEWYIAMDDEKMEGARNYRAELKENIKDVEWIPEFGYKRELDWLNNMEDWLISKKRYWGLCLPIWECSDCGHFEVIGSREELGERAISGWEEFEAHTPHRPYVDAVKIECSKCGGVASRVEGVGNPWLDAGIVAYSTLNYFEDRDYWEKWFPADLVLECFPGQFKNWFYSLLAMSTVLEKRAPFKTLLGHGLVKDEHGEEMHKSKGNAIWFDDAAEKMGVDPMRWLYVTQDPSHNLKFGYGPAREVKRRFLFILWNSFKYFVTYARLDNFDPAEAMKLPEGEEKFTLDTYQLNVMDKWIISKSNETFKEAKEYLEKYEHHKAAQILEGFVVKDLSTWYIRRIRNRVGPTAPNNNNDKFCAYQTLYGVLLRLTKVLAPFIPFTTEIMYQVLTEPQNIEGEETDVLGKLDSVHLTSWPKYHEYLTDNDVLKNMKIVREIVEKGHAARRDAGIKVRQPLDKMTVEMKAAAGEAPGASFLLGNAAADQYTQIIKDELNIKDIEFKEGKGELEVKLDTEITEELRLEGVARELVRNIQKARKKAGCEWDDQIIATYPANKENNAAVESFGDYIKQQTLSDQLQPGEDFKVEVVEG; this comes from the coding sequence ATGTTTAGAAAAGTTTCGTCAAAAATAGATTTTGCTAAATTGGAACATGAGATCCTCAGTTTTTGGGAGGATAATAGAATATTGCAGAAGTATTTGCAAAAAAATAAGAAGGCAGAGAAGCGCTTTTCCTTTTTAGATGGTCCCATTACTGCTAATAACCCAATGGGTGTCCACCATGCCTGGGGGAGAACTCTTAAGGATATGTATCAGCGGTTTAACAATATGTGCGGCTTTAAGGAGCGGTTTCAAAACGGTTTTGATAATCAGGGTTTGTGGGTGGAGGTAGAGGTGGAAAAGAAACTGGGGTTTGAAAATAAGAAAGATATTGAAGAGTATGGAGTTGGAAAGTTTGTAGAAAAATGTAAGGAACATACTAAGCATTTTGCCCAAGTCCAAACCGAGCAATCAAAACGCTTGGGTTATTTTATGGATTGGGGTAATGATTATTACACAATGAGTGCGGAAAATAATTATGCGATTTGGCACTTTCTTAAGAAAGTTTGGCAAGACGGTAATCTTTACCAAGGTCGGGATAGTGTTCCGTGGTGTCCCCGTTGTGGTACAGCTATATCTCAACACGAAATTCTCACCGAAGAATATCAGGAATTAACTCACGATTCTATTTTCTTTAAACTTCCTTTGGTTGAAGATGCTTCCGCACCTGCCTGCCGGCAAGGCAGGTTCTCCAGCCTTTGGGGCTGCGGACAAGAAGCCCCAGGGGCTTATCCTGCGGCAACTGTCAAGTTGTTAGTTTGGACAACTACGCCTTGGACTATTCCTGGAAATATGGCTTTAGCTGTAGATCCAGAATTAACCTATTGGTTGTGGAAAACAGCTTCGGGGGAATATCTCATTTTTGCCGACCCGGATCAGGAGACGGGTAAATCTACCTCCAAAAAGGAGAGCGAGGAAGAGATAGAAACCCTAAATGCTTTGGATGTTGTGAAGTCGGGAGAAAAGGTTCGGGAATTTAAAGGTTCTGATCTGATTGGTTTATCTTACACAGCGCCGTATGCTGATTTTGAAGCTACAAAGAGTGTTGTGGGGGAGAATAAATACAAAGTAGTTGCTGCTGACCCTCTTATTCTCTCTGTCGACCCTTTTCAAGGTACGGGGATTGTTCACATTGCTCCCGGTTGTGGGACAGAAGATTTTCGGTTGGGTAAACAAGAAGATATACCAGTTTTACCTGTTATTGATGAGTCAGGTAATTACTTGGAGGGATTTGGTGATTTTTCGGATCAAAATGCCAAGAACTATCCTGATATTATTTTGGATGATCTTAAGAGTAGGGAAGATGGTAGATTTTTCTTTGAGATTGTGCCTTACACTCACCGCTACCCTACTTGTTGGCGTTGTAAAACCGAGTTGGTGTGGCGAGTGGTAGACGAGTGGTACATTGCCATGGATGATGAAAAAATGGAAGGTGCCCGTAATTATCGCGCTGAGCTAAAGGAAAATATAAAGGATGTAGAGTGGATACCGGAGTTTGGGTACAAGCGGGAGTTGGATTGGCTTAATAATATGGAAGATTGGTTAATTTCCAAAAAGCGTTATTGGGGGCTTTGCTTGCCCATTTGGGAATGTAGTGATTGTGGTCATTTTGAAGTGATTGGTTCTAGGGAAGAACTTGGGGAGCGGGCGATAAGCGGTTGGGAAGAGTTTGAGGCGCATACTCCCCACCGCCCTTATGTGGACGCTGTAAAGATTGAATGTTCAAAATGTGGGGGCGTAGCAAGTAGGGTTGAAGGTGTTGGTAATCCGTGGTTGGATGCGGGAATTGTTGCTTATTCTACCCTCAATTATTTCGAAGATCGTGATTATTGGGAGAAATGGTTTCCAGCTGACTTGGTTTTGGAGTGTTTTCCCGGGCAGTTTAAAAATTGGTTTTATTCTCTCTTGGCGATGAGTACTGTGTTGGAAAAAAGAGCGCCTTTTAAGACTTTGTTGGGGCACGGTTTAGTTAAGGATGAGCACGGAGAAGAGATGCACAAATCTAAGGGTAATGCAATTTGGTTTGATGACGCTGCCGAAAAAATGGGAGTAGATCCTATGCGTTGGTTGTATGTAACACAAGATCCTTCCCACAATTTAAAATTTGGTTACGGCCCGGCTAGGGAAGTAAAAAGACGGTTTCTTTTTATTCTTTGGAATTCTTTTAAATATTTTGTAACTTATGCTCGTTTGGACAATTTTGATCCGGCAGAGGCAATGAAGTTGCCGGAGGGGGAGGAAAAGTTTACTTTGGATACTTACCAATTAAATGTAATGGATAAGTGGATTATTTCTAAATCAAATGAAACGTTTAAGGAGGCCAAAGAGTATTTGGAAAAATATGAACACCATAAAGCAGCACAGATTTTGGAGGGTTTTGTGGTTAAAGATCTCTCTACTTGGTATATTCGAAGAATTCGTAATCGGGTTGGTCCGACTGCTCCCAATAATAATAATGATAAGTTTTGCGCTTACCAAACATTGTATGGGGTATTGTTGCGCTTGACTAAAGTTCTTGCTCCATTTATCCCCTTTACAACTGAGATAATGTATCAGGTTTTGACGGAACCACAAAATATAGAAGGAGAGGAAACCGATGTTTTAGGTAAGTTGGATTCAGTTCATTTAACCAGTTGGCCCAAGTACCATGAGTATTTGACGGACAACGATGTTCTTAAAAATATGAAGATTGTCCGCGAAATTGTGGAGAAGGGCCACGCCGCTCGCCGCGATGCGGGGATCAAGGTCCGCCAGCCGTTAGACAAGATGACTGTAGAGATGAAGGCTGCCGCAGGAGAAGCCCCTGGGGCTTCTTTTCTGCTGGGGAATGCGGCAGCGGACCAGTATACCCAAATCATCAAAGATGAATTGAACATCAAAGATATAGAATTTAAGGAAGGCAAGGGAGAATTGGAAGTAAAGCTGGATACAGAAATTACGGAAGAGCTGCGTTTAGAAGGTGTGGCTAGAGAATTGGTTAGAAATATACAAAAAGCACGTAAGAAAGCAGGCTGTGAATGGGATGATCAGATCATTGCTACCTATCCTGCCAATAAGGAAAATAACGCTGCTGTTGAATCCTTTGGAGATTATATTAAACAACAGACACTTTCTGACCAACTTCAACCGGGTGAAGATTTTAAGGTTGAGGTTGTAGAAGGCTGA